From Rubricoccus marinus, a single genomic window includes:
- a CDS encoding glycoside hydrolase family 130 protein, producing MAFGSSFSSGGDGAPSPSPSPEARLRALRDAHEALLARPNEPEALGNGIYTRYRYPVLTAEHAPLAWRYDLDPETNPFMMERLGVNAVFNAGAIKHEGRYLVVARVEGDDRKSFFAVAESPNGVDGFRFWDEPLAMPETDDPDTNVYDMRLTAHEDGWIYGLFCTERADLEAHARGDLSDAIAQCGIARTRDLRTWERLPDLVTPSPQQRNVVLHPEFVGGEYGLYTRPQDGFISAGSGGGIGWGTSPTMDGARVDAERVIDPRVYHTIKEVKNGQGPPPLKTDAGWLHLAHGVRNTAAGLRYVTYLFMTALDEPWRITHAPGGHLIEPQGEERVGDVSNVTFANGWILDDDGAVLIYYASSDSRLHVATSTLGRLVDYAQHTPEDALRSAASVEQRLDLIRRNRAVLDRSE from the coding sequence ATGGCTTTCGGCTCTTCCTTCTCCTCTGGGGGTGACGGCGCCCCCTCACCCTCGCCCTCGCCAGAGGCCCGTCTCCGCGCGCTCCGCGACGCCCACGAGGCGCTCCTCGCGCGGCCCAACGAGCCCGAAGCGCTCGGCAACGGGATCTACACCCGCTACCGCTACCCCGTCCTCACCGCCGAGCACGCGCCTCTGGCGTGGCGCTATGACCTCGACCCCGAGACGAACCCGTTCATGATGGAGCGGCTCGGCGTCAACGCCGTGTTCAACGCGGGCGCCATCAAGCACGAGGGGCGCTACCTCGTCGTGGCGCGCGTCGAAGGCGACGACCGGAAGTCGTTCTTCGCAGTCGCCGAGAGCCCCAACGGCGTCGACGGCTTCCGCTTCTGGGACGAGCCTCTGGCGATGCCGGAGACCGACGACCCGGACACGAACGTCTACGACATGCGCCTGACCGCGCACGAGGACGGCTGGATTTACGGCCTCTTCTGCACCGAACGCGCCGACCTGGAGGCCCACGCCAGAGGTGACCTCTCGGACGCCATTGCGCAGTGCGGGATCGCGCGGACACGCGACCTGAGGACATGGGAGCGTCTCCCGGATCTGGTAACGCCGTCGCCGCAGCAGCGCAACGTGGTCTTGCACCCGGAGTTCGTCGGGGGAGAGTATGGGCTCTACACGCGGCCCCAGGACGGGTTCATCTCGGCAGGCTCGGGCGGCGGCATCGGCTGGGGCACTTCGCCGACGATGGACGGCGCGCGTGTGGACGCCGAGCGCGTGATCGACCCTCGCGTCTACCACACCATTAAAGAGGTCAAGAACGGGCAGGGTCCACCGCCGCTCAAGACCGACGCCGGGTGGCTCCACCTGGCGCACGGCGTCCGCAACACGGCCGCGGGGCTGCGCTACGTGACCTACCTGTTCATGACCGCGCTCGACGAGCCGTGGCGGATCACGCACGCCCCAGGCGGTCACCTCATCGAGCCGCAGGGCGAGGAGCGCGTCGGCGACGTCTCCAACGTCACGTTTGCCAACGGCTGGATTCTGGACGACGACGGGGCCGTGCTCATCTACTACGCCTCGTCGGACTCCCGCCTGCACGTCGCCACCAGTACTCTAGGCCGGCTGGTGGACTACGCGCAGCACACGCCGGAGGACGCGCTCCGCTCGGCGGCCTCGGTCGAGCAGCGCCTCGACCTCATCCGGCGCAACCGCGCCGTCCTCGACCGCTCGGAATGA
- a CDS encoding sodium:solute symporter family protein, with the protein MNLHPIDLTIIAAYIVVTVFIGFWISRRASKSIQNYFLGGNEIPWYALGLSNASGMFDISGTMWLVYLLFVYGMKSIWIPWLWPVFNQIFLMVYLSVWLRRSGVMTGAEWIRFRFGDGQGAKLSHLVVVLFALINVVGFLAYGFIGIGQFASAFLPFELSADPTWNANLYGLIITAIATLYVVKGGMFSVVFTEVLQFCIMTVACLWVGAIAMQQVAPEALSAAVPDGWGNLWFGWNLDLDWAAILPSANEKIAADGYTLFGAFFMMMLFKGVLGSMAGPAPNYDMQRVLSAKTPKEAAKMSGLVSLVLMVPRYMLITGLTVLALVFFRDELGAMGSDVNFELILPFTLREFIPTGLLGLLIAALLAAFMSTYAATVNAAPAYIVNDVYKRYINPDASEKTYVRMSYLVSIIVVVIGTGFGFVAQNLNEIVQWLVGALYGGYAASNLLKWHWWRFNSYGYFWGMLAGIVAAGIAAPTMGLLGLDFGAATPLYAFPLILALSLVGCIAGSLLTEPDPPGVLKNFYLKVRPWGFWSPVHEAVVAEHPEIQANGGFKRDAVNVVVGIVWQTALVATGILIVLEDWSGLATSVTVVIVTSAFLKVNWYDKLEDYPEQPGLDDASTSGTPVSASGGPQQAPFESPVPA; encoded by the coding sequence ATGAACCTTCACCCCATCGATCTGACCATCATCGCCGCGTACATCGTGGTCACGGTGTTTATCGGCTTCTGGATCTCGCGGAGGGCCTCCAAGAGCATCCAGAACTACTTCCTCGGCGGAAACGAGATTCCCTGGTACGCCCTCGGTCTCTCGAACGCGTCTGGGATGTTCGACATCTCGGGCACGATGTGGCTCGTCTACCTCCTCTTCGTCTATGGGATGAAGAGCATCTGGATCCCCTGGCTGTGGCCGGTCTTCAACCAGATCTTCCTGATGGTGTACCTCTCGGTCTGGCTCAGGCGTTCCGGGGTGATGACGGGGGCGGAGTGGATCCGATTCCGGTTTGGGGATGGGCAAGGCGCGAAGCTGTCGCACCTCGTCGTGGTGCTCTTCGCGCTCATCAACGTCGTCGGGTTCCTGGCCTACGGGTTCATCGGGATCGGGCAGTTCGCGTCTGCCTTCCTCCCGTTCGAGCTGTCGGCCGACCCGACGTGGAACGCCAACCTCTACGGCCTCATCATCACCGCCATCGCGACGCTCTATGTGGTCAAGGGCGGGATGTTCAGCGTGGTCTTTACCGAGGTGCTCCAGTTCTGCATCATGACCGTGGCCTGCCTCTGGGTCGGCGCAATCGCGATGCAGCAGGTCGCGCCAGAGGCCCTCAGCGCGGCGGTGCCCGATGGCTGGGGGAACCTCTGGTTCGGCTGGAACCTGGACCTCGATTGGGCCGCCATCCTGCCCTCCGCGAACGAGAAGATCGCCGCGGACGGGTACACCCTCTTTGGGGCCTTCTTCATGATGATGCTTTTCAAGGGCGTCCTCGGGAGCATGGCCGGCCCTGCTCCCAACTACGACATGCAGCGCGTCCTCTCGGCCAAGACGCCAAAGGAGGCGGCCAAAATGAGCGGGCTTGTGAGCCTCGTCCTGATGGTGCCTCGCTACATGCTCATCACCGGCCTGACGGTCCTCGCGCTCGTCTTCTTCCGCGACGAGCTGGGCGCGATGGGCTCCGACGTCAACTTCGAACTCATCCTGCCCTTCACGCTCCGCGAGTTCATCCCGACCGGCCTGCTCGGCCTCCTCATCGCGGCGCTTCTGGCGGCGTTCATGAGCACCTACGCCGCCACGGTCAACGCCGCGCCTGCCTACATCGTCAACGACGTGTACAAGCGGTACATCAACCCGGACGCGTCCGAGAAGACGTATGTGCGGATGAGCTATCTCGTCTCGATCATCGTTGTCGTTATCGGGACTGGGTTCGGGTTCGTGGCGCAGAACCTGAACGAGATCGTGCAGTGGCTCGTGGGTGCGCTCTATGGCGGCTACGCGGCCTCCAACCTGCTGAAATGGCACTGGTGGCGGTTCAACAGCTACGGCTACTTCTGGGGCATGCTCGCCGGCATCGTCGCCGCGGGCATCGCCGCCCCGACGATGGGCCTGCTCGGGCTCGACTTCGGCGCCGCAACCCCGCTCTACGCCTTTCCGCTCATCCTCGCGCTCTCGCTCGTAGGCTGCATCGCGGGGAGCCTGCTCACCGAGCCCGACCCCCCAGGGGTGCTGAAGAACTTCTACCTCAAGGTGCGGCCGTGGGGCTTCTGGAGCCCCGTCCACGAAGCCGTCGTGGCGGAGCATCCTGAGATCCAGGCCAACGGCGGCTTCAAGCGCGACGCCGTCAACGTCGTCGTCGGCATCGTGTGGCAGACGGCGCTCGTCGCCACCGGCATTCTCATCGTGCTGGAGGACTGGAGCGGGCTCGCCACCTCGGTCACCGTCGTGATCGTGACGAGCGCCTTCCTCAAGGTCAACTGGTACGACAAGCTGGAGGACTACCCCGAGCAGCCCGGCCTCGACGACGCCTCCACCTCGGGCACGCCCGTCTCGGCCTCTGGCGGCCCGCAGCAGGCTCCGTTCGAGTCGCCCGTTCCCGCCTAA
- a CDS encoding ROK family transcriptional regulator codes for MLTGTNLSHAKRHNLQIVHETIRLYAPISRADVARRTGLTAQTISNLVRQLIDTGLVIETARATGGRGAPPIQLEVNPDAAFSVGLDLDTDHLTAVLVDLSGAVRARIHHEVWLAAPEAALDLCVETTEALAKELDLRHGQIWGIGVGIPGPMRPGPDGTYLVNPIAFPQWHDVPLAEQLHARLGLPVFIENNATAAAVGEHWYGAGRHLSTFFYVYLGSGLGGGLVVQGTPFEGHTGNAGEIGYLAPQRASGGPTHVGELFNLANLYARLGEAGVEAATPDDLLTLHEAGDDAFEAWFDEAGEQLANLLFTVRAILDPEATFVGGRWPDRLLGDLLERARVHLTDRVVPGGLDAPELRLATAGADAGALGVASLPLYHAFAPLQRTSLRRADSATGQNNGSEAVSAFERTEAG; via the coding sequence ATGCTCACCGGAACGAACCTCTCTCACGCCAAGCGCCACAATCTCCAGATTGTGCATGAGACGATCCGGCTGTATGCGCCGATCTCGCGGGCGGACGTAGCCAGACGCACGGGGCTGACCGCGCAGACGATCTCGAACCTCGTCCGCCAGCTGATCGATACAGGGCTCGTGATCGAGACGGCTCGGGCGACGGGGGGCCGCGGCGCACCGCCGATCCAGCTGGAGGTCAACCCCGACGCCGCCTTCTCTGTCGGGCTGGACCTGGACACGGACCACCTCACCGCCGTTCTCGTGGACCTTTCGGGTGCCGTGCGCGCGCGCATCCACCACGAGGTGTGGCTCGCGGCGCCAGAGGCCGCGCTCGACCTCTGTGTCGAGACGACCGAAGCCCTCGCGAAAGAGCTCGACCTGCGTCATGGCCAGATCTGGGGCATCGGGGTCGGGATCCCAGGGCCGATGCGGCCAGGACCGGACGGGACCTATCTCGTGAACCCCATCGCGTTCCCGCAGTGGCACGACGTGCCTCTGGCGGAGCAGCTCCACGCCCGGCTGGGCCTGCCGGTCTTTATCGAGAACAACGCGACGGCCGCGGCCGTGGGCGAGCACTGGTATGGCGCCGGGCGCCACCTCTCGACGTTTTTCTACGTGTACCTCGGGAGCGGGCTCGGCGGCGGGCTCGTGGTGCAGGGGACGCCGTTCGAGGGCCACACGGGGAACGCGGGCGAGATCGGCTACCTCGCGCCTCAACGCGCCTCTGGCGGGCCGACGCACGTCGGCGAGCTGTTCAACCTCGCGAACCTGTACGCGCGCCTGGGCGAAGCGGGCGTCGAGGCCGCGACCCCCGACGATCTGCTCACGCTCCACGAGGCCGGGGACGACGCCTTCGAGGCGTGGTTCGACGAAGCGGGGGAGCAGCTCGCAAACCTCCTGTTCACCGTCCGCGCTATCCTCGACCCCGAGGCGACGTTCGTGGGCGGCCGGTGGCCGGACCGCCTGCTAGGAGATTTGCTGGAGCGCGCCCGCGTGCATCTCACTGACAGAGTGGTCCCCGGCGGCCTGGACGCGCCCGAACTCCGCCTCGCGACCGCTGGCGCCGACGCCGGCGCGCTGGGCGTCGCCTCCCTCCCGCTTTACCACGCCTTCGCGCCGCTCCAGCGAACATCGCTGCGCCGCGCCGACTCGGCAACGGGACAGAACAACGGGTCTGAGGCCGTGTCCGCATTCGAGCGAACCGAGGCGGGCTAG
- a CDS encoding AGE family epimerase/isomerase: protein MIRPLALAALALLAVPGRGQTAGTALAPDVRAALAEEMTFSLQSEVLDAWYPRAVDREAGGFLSRFDYAWNPVGDQQKMIVTQSRHVWTTAQAAMWTDDEAYREMALHGVAFLRDEMWDAENGGFYWLVQRDGTPIPEADGRLVKQAYGNAFAIYGLAAAHAATGHPEPLAMAQEAFRWLDAHAHDAEHGGYFNYLTREGEPLRQGLGRTPPKDQNSSIHILEAFTELYHVWPDATLRQRIDEMLTLIRDTITVEPGTLTLFSLADWTPVSYRDSTEDVREANRYYDHVSFGHDVETAFLMLEAAEAIGLDSGPTLLAGKKMVDHSLRTGWDAANAGFVEAGYYFADGEPLSVTDPTKNWWAQAEGLNTLLLMGDHFPDDPMRYHDRFLQIWGTIQAYLVDHEHGGWYMGTLDRQPGLRRADKGGIWKGPYHNARALMNVARRLQSVPAADPRVQIMGRHLAHPDGSVSFAASGVTFVVRFRGTRLAAHIEDEFRYGTEHNWFTVVVDGGEPVRFQTRPGQRETVLAEGLASGEHTLWLSKATEGQNGHNRLVSFSGAELLPAEPLPARRIEFIGDSITSGFGADSEPIACGAGTWYDATHAWIAYGPRLARRLDAQWMLSSVSGMGLHRNWNTLAPVMPDVYDGVYMEYATDNPPWDSTLYRPDLVVVALGTNDFSAGDGETTREALDGAAFVADYARFLARLRERYPDAPVLLLNSPVFEGAQKAQLAGYLREVAARRAASGDPAVSVFTYDGRYVAGCDGHPGGAEHVRMADELEPVVREITGW, encoded by the coding sequence ATGATCCGACCCCTCGCCCTCGCAGCGCTCGCGCTCCTCGCCGTCCCCGGCAGAGGCCAGACCGCCGGCACGGCTCTGGCGCCCGACGTGCGCGCGGCGCTCGCAGAGGAGATGACGTTTTCGCTCCAGAGCGAGGTTCTGGACGCGTGGTATCCACGCGCCGTCGACCGCGAGGCGGGCGGCTTCCTCAGCCGGTTCGACTACGCGTGGAATCCGGTCGGCGACCAACAGAAGATGATCGTCACGCAGTCGCGCCACGTCTGGACGACGGCGCAGGCCGCGATGTGGACCGACGACGAGGCCTACCGCGAGATGGCACTCCACGGCGTCGCCTTCCTGCGGGATGAGATGTGGGACGCCGAGAACGGCGGCTTTTACTGGCTCGTCCAGCGCGACGGCACGCCGATCCCCGAGGCCGACGGGCGCCTCGTCAAGCAGGCCTACGGCAACGCCTTCGCCATCTACGGCCTCGCCGCCGCTCACGCGGCCACAGGCCACCCGGAGCCTCTGGCGATGGCGCAAGAGGCTTTCCGTTGGCTCGATGCCCACGCCCACGACGCCGAGCACGGTGGCTACTTCAACTACCTCACGCGCGAGGGCGAGCCGCTCCGCCAGGGGCTCGGGCGCACGCCGCCGAAGGACCAGAACTCATCCATCCACATCCTGGAAGCGTTCACCGAGCTCTACCACGTCTGGCCCGATGCGACGCTCCGCCAGAGGATCGACGAGATGCTGACGCTCATCCGCGATACCATCACCGTCGAGCCCGGCACGCTCACCCTGTTCTCGCTCGCGGACTGGACGCCCGTCTCCTACCGCGACTCCACCGAAGACGTGCGAGAGGCCAACCGGTACTACGACCACGTCTCGTTCGGGCACGACGTGGAGACGGCCTTCCTCATGCTCGAAGCCGCCGAGGCGATCGGACTGGACTCCGGGCCAACGCTTCTGGCGGGCAAGAAAATGGTCGATCACAGCCTTCGCACGGGCTGGGACGCCGCCAACGCGGGCTTCGTCGAGGCGGGCTACTACTTCGCCGACGGCGAGCCTCTGTCGGTCACCGACCCGACCAAGAACTGGTGGGCGCAGGCCGAGGGCCTGAACACGCTCCTGCTCATGGGCGACCACTTCCCGGACGACCCGATGCGCTACCACGACCGCTTCTTGCAGATATGGGGCACCATCCAGGCCTACCTCGTGGACCACGAGCACGGCGGCTGGTACATGGGGACCCTCGACCGCCAGCCCGGGCTTCGCCGCGCGGACAAGGGCGGGATCTGGAAAGGGCCGTACCACAACGCCCGCGCGCTCATGAACGTCGCCCGCCGTTTGCAGAGCGTCCCCGCCGCCGATCCGCGTGTTCAGATCATGGGACGCCACCTCGCGCACCCGGACGGTTCGGTCTCGTTTGCTGCCTCTGGCGTCACGTTCGTCGTTCGCTTCCGAGGCACGCGCCTCGCCGCCCACATCGAAGACGAGTTCCGCTACGGGACGGAGCACAACTGGTTCACCGTGGTCGTGGACGGCGGGGAGCCGGTCCGATTCCAGACGCGGCCCGGCCAGCGCGAGACGGTGCTCGCAGAAGGCCTCGCCTCTGGCGAGCACACGCTCTGGTTGAGCAAAGCGACCGAAGGCCAGAACGGCCACAACCGGCTCGTCTCGTTCTCGGGCGCTGAGCTCTTGCCTGCCGAACCGCTTCCCGCCCGCCGCATCGAGTTCATCGGCGACTCCATCACGAGCGGCTTCGGCGCCGACTCGGAGCCCATCGCCTGCGGAGCGGGGACGTGGTACGACGCGACTCACGCGTGGATCGCGTACGGCCCGCGCCTCGCGAGGCGCCTGGACGCGCAGTGGATGCTGTCGTCCGTCTCCGGGATGGGCCTGCACCGCAACTGGAACACGCTCGCGCCGGTGATGCCGGACGTGTACGACGGCGTGTACATGGAGTACGCCACGGACAATCCGCCGTGGGACAGCACGCTGTACCGCCCCGACCTTGTCGTCGTCGCCCTCGGCACCAACGACTTCTCCGCAGGCGACGGCGAGACTACTCGCGAGGCTCTGGACGGCGCCGCCTTCGTCGCAGACTATGCGCGCTTCCTTGCCCGCCTCCGCGAGCGCTACCCCGACGCCCCGGTCCTGCTCCTCAACAGCCCCGTTTTCGAGGGCGCGCAGAAGGCGCAACTCGCAGGCTACCTCCGCGAGGTCGCCGCCCGCCGCGCGGCCTCTGGCGACCCGGCGGTCTCGGTGTTCACCTACGACGGCCGCTACGTCGCGGGATGCGACGGCCACCCCGGCGGCGCCGAGCACGTCCGCATGGCCGATGAGCTGGAGCCGGTCGTCCGCGAGATCACCGGCTGGTAG
- a CDS encoding glycosyl hydrolase, which produces MLRTATLRTATLLAVLLLASGASRAQALFEAEDAALVGNAAVATERAGYSGTGYVTGIVQPGDSLRFTVDASGDFVQIRLAVAANARFASYTVQVDDQTPISTNVPVTGAFREIVVAERRLSPGSHTITVHGSFEVDYLTFAPVSYPGPAVPPPVLSDPDASPSARALFAFLLDEYGEHILSAQQDIYSGSPRTAEIDYVTSVTGKVPAIGGFDLIDYSPSRIQFGGAPRDWSEEWIGWAQTDADGKEGIVNLMWHWNAPTDLYNTADQPWYRGFYTEATSFDFADALAEGPGGANYDLLLRDIDAIAVQLQKFEDADIPVLWRPLHEAAGGFFWWGAQSGADYVELWRLVYDRLTDVHDLHNLIWVWTYEPASDPLAWYPGDDYVDVVGRDFYSDDPETLITSQWELLQDAFGANKLVSLTESGTLPDMDDSADRGIWWSWFNVWNGFERDIPADRLTRIYTSEVVLTRDELPDWRDYTLATASEPTPEAQIPLALYPNPTSGATTLTLTLAATVDVTVDVFDLTGRLVSRQRLGVQPAGALQAAVTAPTASGTYLVRVAAGDRVSHGRLVVTR; this is translated from the coding sequence ATGCTCCGCACCGCCACGCTCCGCACCGCCACGCTCCTCGCCGTCCTCCTCCTCGCCAGCGGCGCCTCTCGCGCCCAGGCGCTTTTCGAAGCCGAGGACGCCGCGCTCGTCGGCAACGCCGCTGTCGCGACCGAGCGCGCCGGGTACTCCGGGACGGGCTACGTGACCGGCATCGTCCAGCCCGGCGACAGCCTCCGCTTTACCGTGGACGCCTCTGGCGACTTCGTCCAGATCCGTCTCGCCGTCGCGGCGAACGCGCGCTTCGCGTCGTACACCGTGCAGGTCGATGACCAGACGCCCATCTCGACCAACGTCCCCGTGACGGGCGCCTTCCGCGAGATCGTCGTGGCCGAGCGTCGGCTGAGCCCCGGTTCCCACACGATCACGGTCCACGGGAGCTTCGAGGTGGACTACCTCACGTTCGCGCCCGTCTCGTACCCCGGCCCGGCCGTCCCCCCGCCGGTTCTCTCGGACCCGGATGCGTCGCCGTCCGCACGCGCGCTCTTCGCCTTCTTGCTGGACGAGTACGGCGAGCACATCCTCTCGGCGCAGCAGGACATCTACAGCGGCTCTCCCCGCACGGCGGAGATCGACTACGTGACGAGCGTTACGGGCAAGGTGCCCGCCATCGGCGGCTTCGACCTGATCGACTACTCCCCCTCGCGCATCCAGTTCGGCGGCGCGCCGCGCGATTGGTCCGAGGAATGGATCGGCTGGGCGCAGACCGACGCCGACGGAAAGGAGGGGATCGTCAACCTGATGTGGCACTGGAACGCCCCGACGGACCTCTACAACACGGCGGATCAGCCGTGGTACCGCGGCTTCTACACCGAGGCGACCTCGTTCGACTTCGCCGACGCCCTCGCCGAAGGCCCCGGCGGCGCCAACTACGACCTCCTCTTGCGGGACATCGACGCCATCGCCGTCCAACTCCAGAAGTTCGAGGACGCCGACATCCCCGTCCTCTGGCGCCCGCTCCACGAGGCCGCAGGCGGCTTCTTCTGGTGGGGCGCCCAGAGCGGCGCCGACTACGTCGAGCTGTGGCGGCTCGTGTACGACCGGCTGACCGATGTCCACGACCTCCACAACCTCATCTGGGTCTGGACCTACGAGCCCGCGAGCGATCCTCTGGCGTGGTACCCCGGTGACGACTACGTCGACGTGGTCGGGCGGGACTTCTATTCCGACGACCCCGAAACGCTCATCACGAGCCAGTGGGAGCTGCTCCAGGACGCCTTCGGCGCCAACAAGCTCGTTTCGCTCACCGAGTCCGGGACGCTCCCCGACATGGACGACTCGGCCGACCGCGGCATCTGGTGGAGCTGGTTCAACGTCTGGAACGGCTTCGAGCGCGACATCCCCGCCGACCGCCTGACGCGGATTTACACCAGCGAGGTCGTCCTCACACGCGACGAGCTCCCCGACTGGCGCGATTACACGCTCGCCACCGCCTCCGAGCCCACGCCAGAGGCCCAAATCCCGCTGGCGCTCTATCCCAACCCGACCTCTGGCGCCACGACGCTCACTCTCACGCTCGCCGCCACGGTTGACGTAACCGTGGACGTGTTCGATCTCACGGGCCGCCTCGTCTCGCGCCAGAGGCTCGGCGTGCAGCCTGCGGGCGCGCTCCAGGCCGCCGTAACCGCCCCCACCGCCAGCGGCACCTACCTCGTCCGCGTCGCCGCGGGCGACCGCGTCTCGCACGGCCGACTCGTCGTGACCCGATGA
- a CDS encoding glycoside hydrolase family 5 protein, producing the protein MDRRAFLGTASAAALGATAAGCASGAAAQNAMNPASGAVMPPEATGAGPARSTDGEVIVSQHGALPGTRTQPRIPRWRGFNLTELTGGARDRSFVETDFEWIAELGFDFVRIPMSYWAWSSPEDWMEIDEEALNTVDEAVEYGEKYGLHVNLNLHRIPGYCVNGRELEPHLLFDSPREEMELAMDAATLHWQTLAERYKHTSNQKVSYDLFNEPPWSYQDQSRYVEVATRLVAAIRDIDPDRLIVADGADIGQTPVPGIVPLGLVQSTRGYLPKMISHYTATWVPENEFESFETPVWPMTDKDGRLWNKEVLREQLVQVWQPLVNQGVPVHVGEWGCYNKTPHEAALGWMRDVTSLWREMGWGWAMWNFRGSFGILDSGREDVAYEDFRGHKLDRRMADLLLSS; encoded by the coding sequence ATGGACCGCCGCGCCTTTCTCGGGACCGCCTCCGCCGCCGCACTCGGCGCCACCGCCGCCGGGTGCGCCTCAGGCGCGGCCGCCCAAAATGCGATGAACCCGGCTTCCGGCGCCGTGATGCCGCCAGAGGCGACCGGCGCCGGGCCTGCCCGCTCGACCGACGGCGAAGTCATCGTCAGCCAGCACGGCGCGCTCCCGGGTACGCGCACGCAGCCACGCATCCCGCGCTGGCGCGGCTTCAACCTCACCGAACTCACCGGCGGCGCCCGCGACCGCTCGTTCGTCGAGACGGATTTCGAGTGGATCGCCGAACTGGGCTTCGACTTCGTCCGCATCCCGATGTCCTACTGGGCGTGGTCCTCGCCAGAGGACTGGATGGAGATCGACGAGGAGGCGCTGAACACCGTCGATGAGGCGGTGGAGTACGGCGAGAAGTACGGGCTGCACGTCAACCTCAACCTGCATCGGATCCCAGGCTACTGCGTCAACGGGCGCGAACTGGAGCCGCACCTGCTGTTCGACAGCCCGCGCGAGGAGATGGAACTCGCGATGGACGCGGCCACGCTTCACTGGCAAACCCTCGCCGAGCGCTACAAGCACACGTCGAACCAGAAGGTCAGCTACGACCTCTTCAACGAGCCGCCGTGGAGCTACCAGGACCAGAGCCGCTACGTCGAGGTCGCCACGCGGCTCGTGGCCGCCATCCGGGACATCGACCCGGACCGCCTCATCGTCGCCGACGGCGCGGACATCGGGCAGACGCCCGTCCCGGGCATCGTCCCGCTCGGGCTCGTGCAGAGCACGCGCGGCTACCTGCCCAAGATGATCTCGCACTACACCGCCACGTGGGTGCCCGAGAACGAGTTCGAGAGCTTCGAGACCCCCGTCTGGCCCATGACCGACAAGGACGGCCGCCTCTGGAACAAGGAGGTGCTCCGCGAACAACTCGTCCAGGTCTGGCAACCGCTCGTCAATCAGGGCGTGCCCGTCCACGTCGGCGAGTGGGGCTGCTACAACAAGACGCCGCATGAAGCCGCGTTGGGCTGGATGCGCGATGTCACGAGCCTCTGGCGCGAGATGGGCTGGGGCTGGGCCATGTGGAATTTCCGCGGCTCCTTCGGCATCCTCGATAGCGGCCGCGAAGACGTGGCCTACGAGGACTTCCGCGGCCACAAGCTGGACCGCAGGATGGCCGACCTCCTCCTCTCCAGCTGA